Proteins co-encoded in one Oreochromis aureus strain Israel breed Guangdong linkage group 3, ZZ_aureus, whole genome shotgun sequence genomic window:
- the LOC116328724 gene encoding putative ferric-chelate reductase 1 — protein MSVSTGTYNASSDDLGSPTAKITTGVVDLANVNATTDNQINSTTTTAPSNTTAAPTTPAPLVADTNVTILNASITKDNCSKTQLCVSQPSGCDPSSGTCFFLGAQQLGGQNFRFSLAGQSDGYVALTLSRNTTQGTNDTTYICANNNNVVKYISALLNNGKLTPTTLKVNNVKGKVSGKNIQCQFDATVPDSTSTTTRADTSTTNFAMAVSNGTYNAASDDLGSPVFQIRTNVVDLSNVTATITNLISSNSTNTTTTSAANAITIQQSLMQALLITVAILSLSWL, from the exons ATGTCAGTCTCCACTGGAACTTACAATGCCA GTTCTGATGATCTGGGGAGCCCTACTGCCAAGATAACAACTGGTGTGGTAGACCTGGCAAATGTTAATGCCACCACCGACAACCAGATTAattccac CACCACCACAGCACCATCCaacacgactgcagctccaacaacaccTGCCCCACTAGTGGCTGACACTAATGTGACAATTCTTAAT GCCTCTATTACTAAAGATAATTGTAGCAAGACACAGCTGTGTGTTTCTCAGCCCTCTGGCTGCGACCCCTCCAGTGGGACATGTTTCTTCCTTGGTGCTCAACAGCTGGGAGGTCAAAATTTTAGGTTTTCACTCGCAGGACAATCAGACGGCTACGTTGCTCTCACCCTGTCACGTAACACTACACAG GGAACCAATGACACAACCTACATCTGTGCAAATAACAACAATGTAGTCAAATACATAAGTGCTCTTCTGAACAACGGCAAGCTGACTCCCACAACG CTTAAAGTCAACAATGTGAAGGGCAAAGTCAGTGGAAAGAACATCCAGTGTCAATTTGATGCCACAGTACCAGACTCTACTAGCACCACAACTAGAGCAGATACAAGCACTACAAATTTCGCAATGGCAGTCTCCAATGGAACTTACAATGCCG CTTCCGATGATCTGGGGAGCCCTGTTTTCCAAATAAGAACTAATGTGGTAGACCTGAGTAATGTTACTGCCACCATCACCAATTTGATTAGTTCCAACTccaccaacaccaccaccacctctgcGGCTAATGCAATTACAATCCAGCAATCACTGATGCAAG CTTTGCTGATCACTGTGGCCATCCTGAGTCTGAGCTGGCTATAA